From the genome of Gracilinanus agilis isolate LMUSP501 unplaced genomic scaffold, AgileGrace unplaced_scaffold55244, whole genome shotgun sequence:
gggtttaaaaaagaaaaagaaaagaaaaaaaccagaggacaaaatagaaatggaaagaatccactgtttATCTCCTGAAAGAAGCCCCCGGATGAAAGCTCCTAGCAATATTATAGCCAAActtcagagctcccaggtcaaagaaaagtaagaaaagaaagaaggaattagaGTACTGAGAAGTCACAGAATCACGAAAGATTTAGCACCCACCACTCTATAGGAGGGGAGAGCTTGGAATATAACCAACCAGATGTGAACGCGGGTTGTCTCCAGAGGTAGCTTGGCTTCCATTCTCCCAGTGGGCTTTGTCAGCTCTTTCTCCTCCTGTCCAGACCCACATGGACCATGGATGGTGGAGGAATGGAGCTGGTGAAGACCCATGCTTTCTCCCTAACAGTCCCCAATCCCTGCCACAAGGGGGTGCTGATGAGCACCCCAAGTCTGCCATCTAGTCCCATCTACTCCACCTCAATGTGATTTGGGGCACTTAACTGACAGGGGCCTggttcttcacctgtaaaaagagAAGGTTGGACCAAATGGTGCCGGAGGTGCTTTTGTCAATTATTCTCATCCTCTCCCGGGGACGGTCACCGGGCCAGGATCTGGGAACTCTAGTCTGGTGGAGAAAGCCCAGAGACTCGGGCTGAGGACTAGAGGAGTAAGATGGGAAGCTCCCAGGCGTGCGCAGTCCCTCCACTGATACAGATCGACTCCTCTCCCCCTGACAATTCCCCAGAGCGCTGCGAGCGGAGGTCATTCTCCCAGGGTCCCGTGGCCAGTGTTGGGAGGAGTTTAAACCCAAGTCTCTCCTGCCTCTGAGGCCAGTCTATCCCTCATGTTACACTTCTCGgtggttcaaatccttcctttgatttaaaaaaaaaaaattgagcagtgtgatcttttcttttttcaagctTTACCTTGTCTTAAATCAATAtaaagtatcagctccaaggcagaagagaggtaaggcctaggcagagggagttaagtgacttgtgcagggtcacacaactacgaagagtctgaggccacatttgaacccaggaccgcccaCATcaccatcccctgagccactctGCTGCCCTGAGCTGTATGATCTCCAACAATCTCTCCGAGCTTCAGCTTTGTCTTCTATAAAACGGGGGGGATGGGGAAGGCTCTAGCAGGGGGTGTCTGAGGCAATAGTAACCCCCAGCATTTAtagtttacaaatatctcatttgatcctcacaagggAGGtaccattttacagctgaggaaactgaggcagaggctaaGTGGCctgcccagaggcacacagctcCTAAGTGCCGGGGGCTTCCCACCTGTGAGTCGATAGCCCGTGGTAAGCTCcccctccatcttgtcccccgcAGGCCGGCAGGGGCACCGGAGGCTCCCATCATCGTGGTGGGCAACAAGCGGGACCAGCAGCGACAGCGCTTCAGCCCACGGAGGGCcctagctgtgctggtcaagaaGAGCTGGAAGTGCGGCTACATGGAGTGCTCGGCCAAGTACAACTGGCACGTGGTCCTGCTCTTCAAGGAGCTGCTGAGCAGCGTCCTAGCCAGGGGCTGCAAGCACAGCCACCCGGCCATCCGCCTGCAGGGCGCCCTGCACCCCAACCGCTGCAGCCTCATGTGACCTTCCCAGGACAGGGAAGCCCCATCTGGATGCACCTTCTGCCCGGAGCCGGGGAGGGGGATGCTGGGGGCCAGCCGCAGCTGAGGCAGAAGGACCCCAGCACCGGGGCTTGGGGGGGTGACCCCGCGTGTGTCCCCAAGGGCTAGTCTTTCCCGCTCAGGGCCAAAGCTGACAgaataaaggagagaaggaatcTCTGGGGTGGGATGGACCAGGGACCGTGGCTCGGGCCAGAAGGAATGACCGCTGTGGACGGTGTGGGCTCGAgtccctcctcttccttggcCGAGTCACGAAGCCGGCGGCCGTCGAATCCAAGCCATATAAGAAACAACGCGGACGAGGAGCCCTCACGGGAGCACCCCCGAGCAGTAACCCCCAGCCTTTGCCTGAAGCCCCCCCGGATGGGCACGGCTCTGACGAGAGAGCATCTCCTGCAATAGAACCTAAACTTGCCTCTCTGCACCCTCGGAGGCCCCCCAGGAGGAGGCCGAGCCTTCTGGCCCTCAACGGCCCTTTGGGGGGCTCTTGTGTGACCGCCGTCCGCTAAGCCTGCCCGGCTTCCTCGGTAACCCCCGGATGACACGGGCTCGAAGCCCTTCTCTGGATGCCGTCCAGCTAACAGTGGCCTTCCTGACGACAACCAAACAGTGTCCCATTCCCCcggctgagcctcagtttccccgacTGTAGAATGAAGGGGGTTCCCTCCAGCTTAAAGGCAGCGCTGACCGAGCTGGGGCCCTTCCCCTCGGGAGAGCCTGGCAAGCGGCGCCGCCGGGCAGCCCAGGACCCCCGAGAGGGCGCTCCGAAGCTGGCCGGCTCAGGCGCGATGACCAGGGGGCCCCACGTGGACGCTGCTGCCCTCGCATGCCACCCCTCGCATGCCTGCCTTGGATCCTGCCCCGTCCCGCCTGCGGCCGGCCTCAGCCCAGGGCGGGAGAAGGGCTCCGGGTGCCCCGCCACCCCTCCAATAAACACGCCGAGGGCAATGGACATTAGTTTACTCTCTTCAGCTCAGAATCTCTCGGGGCCAGGGAGGGTCACAGAGCAGGGACTGGGGGGCGGCGGGGGCTCGGGGGGTCTTCGGCGGGGCCTGGcctgggctctctctctctctctcttctctcacacacacacactctcaatATATTAGATTTAAATAGATCTGCTTTGCCCACTTATACAGTACAGAGGAGGGATGGGGCGGGGGGCAGGGGGCCACCCAGACCACCTGCTCCCCACGTCCCCAGCCGTAAACGCGAGAAGTCAGCCGCAGGCTCCGCTCCAGGCTTTCCCTGACGTTGGTCCCTGGACTCGGGGAGCGGAAGTCCGACGGGCCCGACGGACCTGGTTAGAACTAAGGccacagaggaaggaagaagggggtggggggcgaACACAAGGGAGGGGCCCAACGGTGCCCCCCCAGCCCTAGTCTCCGAGGTCGGGGGCCCCCCGCCGGAGCGGCACGGTCCGGGTCACATCCAGGCGCCCCCTTCCTGCCTGCTCTCGCCCCCCGGCCCCTGGGCCAGGGGCTCCGGGAAGCCCGAGAGGGCCGCGAACGCCTGGCAGGGCCTCTGCTC
Proteins encoded in this window:
- the LOC123256005 gene encoding ras-like protein family member 10A; the encoded protein is PTWTMDGGGMELVKTHAFSLTVPNPCHKGVLMSTPSLPSSPIYSTSMPAGAPEAPIIVVGNKRDQQRQRFSPRRALAVLVKKSWKCGYMECSAKYNWHVVLLFKELLSSVLARGCKHSHPAIRLQGALHPNRCSLM